One Qipengyuania gaetbuli genomic region harbors:
- a CDS encoding DUF3617 family protein, translating into MRLPITLAIASLALASCGSSDDADTDGDGSVSADEIKAATAKVKPLEAGQYKMNMELVELVDPTMSEQEIAQAKEFMGAMGGMAPPRCLNEEDAKKGMVGVAEQLQNGDCNVDSLTSNADGMQAAMTCKAAGGDAKVSLASTSTGTASEMTMTAIEPSEQGEKKVTMKVSMTRTGDCT; encoded by the coding sequence ATGCGCCTTCCCATTACGCTTGCCATCGCCAGTCTCGCCCTCGCATCGTGCGGGAGCTCCGACGATGCGGATACCGACGGGGACGGAAGCGTCTCGGCCGACGAGATCAAGGCCGCCACCGCCAAGGTAAAGCCGCTGGAAGCAGGCCAGTACAAGATGAACATGGAACTGGTCGAACTGGTCGATCCGACCATGAGCGAGCAGGAAATCGCGCAGGCGAAGGAATTCATGGGCGCCATGGGCGGCATGGCTCCGCCGCGCTGCCTCAATGAAGAGGACGCCAAGAAGGGCATGGTCGGCGTGGCCGAGCAGCTTCAGAACGGCGACTGCAACGTCGACAGCCTGACATCCAATGCCGACGGCATGCAGGCGGCCATGACCTGCAAGGCGGCAGGCGGCGATGCCAAGGTCTCGCTCGCCAGCACCTCGACCGGTACGGCGTCCGAAATGACCATGACCGCCATCGAACCGTCCGAACAGGGCGAGAAGAAGGTCACGATGAAGGTTTCCATGACGCGGACCGGCGACTGCACCTGA
- a CDS encoding esterase/lipase family protein, with the protein MATLPFYESRQEMSRRLALAAEPCPDDARGPRALLLAKEFLWPVEPIRRRFEDFTVEKARNPRHVMLLPGFGAHPIRMRWMARKLEEAGHTAKRWGLGYNLGATADRFAKVERRLLDLHSRYGEPIVLVGWSLGGVMARELAKKHPAKVAKVVTMGSPFSGSPRANNGWRAYQAIAGHRVDEPEIDTVVSEKPPVETVAFWSPRDGIVHPRSACGRPGERDRAVALRCSHMGFVLTHEAMGALLSELDRA; encoded by the coding sequence ATGGCAACGTTACCGTTCTACGAATCACGCCAGGAAATGAGCCGCCGGCTGGCGCTGGCGGCCGAGCCGTGCCCCGACGACGCGCGCGGGCCGCGGGCCCTGCTGCTGGCCAAGGAATTCCTCTGGCCGGTCGAGCCGATCAGGCGCCGGTTCGAGGATTTCACTGTCGAGAAAGCGCGCAATCCGCGCCACGTGATGCTGTTGCCCGGTTTCGGGGCCCATCCGATCCGCATGCGCTGGATGGCGCGCAAGCTGGAAGAGGCGGGTCATACTGCCAAGCGCTGGGGCCTCGGCTACAACCTCGGTGCGACCGCTGACCGTTTCGCCAAGGTGGAACGCCGCCTGCTCGACCTCCATTCGCGCTATGGCGAGCCGATCGTGCTGGTCGGCTGGAGCCTTGGCGGCGTAATGGCGCGCGAACTGGCCAAGAAGCATCCGGCGAAGGTCGCCAAGGTCGTGACCATGGGATCGCCCTTTTCCGGCTCGCCCCGCGCGAACAATGGCTGGCGCGCCTACCAGGCGATTGCCGGACACCGCGTGGACGAACCCGAGATCGACACCGTGGTAAGCGAAAAGCCGCCGGTCGAAACGGTCGCCTTCTGGTCGCCGCGCGACGGCATCGTGCACCCGCGCTCCGCCTGCGGACGGCCGGGCGAACGCGACCGTGCCGTTGCCCTGCGCTGCTCGCACATGGGTTTCGTCCTTACGCACGAGGCCATGGGCGCGCTTCTTTCGGAACTTGATCGCGCTTGA
- the uvrB gene encoding excinuclease ABC subunit UvrB produces the protein MAELVIRRGLEEPDTTGEFVPHKPARPEKSMGGRPFKLVSDYTPSGDQPTAIAELTSAAKDGEQTQVLLGVTGSGKTFTMAKVIEELQRPALILAPNKILAAQLYGEFKSFFPENAVEYFVSYYDYYQPEAYVPRSDTYIEKESSVNEAIDRMRHSATRALLERDDVIIVASVSCLYGIGSVETYSAMIFDIKTGETVDQRELIRKLVALQYKRNDAAFARGNFRVRGDSLEIFPSHYEDMAWRISFFGDEIEEISEFDPLTGKKGATLDKVRVYANSHYVTPGPTMKQAAEAIKFELQERLKELHEEGRLLEAQRLEQRTNFDLEMIAATGSCAGIENYSRFLTGRLPGEPPPTLFEYLPDNALLFVDESHQTVPQIGAMARGDHRRKLTLAEYGFRLPSCIDNRPLRFNEWDAMRPQTFAVSATPGSWEMEQTGGVFAEQVIRPTGLIDPPVEIKPVEDQVQDCIEECKKTAKLGYRTLVTTLTKRMAEDLTEFMHEAGVRVRYMHSDVETLERIELIRDLRLGVYDVLVGINLLREGLDIPECGLVCILDADKEGFLRSETSLIQTIGRAARNVDGRVILYADRVTGSMERAMAETERRREKQRAYNEEHGITPQTIKRQIADIVAHTAAQDGVTVDTGDDERNNLVGHNLRAYIEDLEKRMRAAAADLEFEEAGRLRDEIRRLENDELGLGDEEKKAPRVGRSDAGRPGTRKTRYGKTRYKRMGGKP, from the coding sequence ATGGCAGAGCTAGTTATCCGACGCGGACTCGAAGAACCCGACACCACCGGCGAGTTCGTGCCGCACAAGCCTGCACGCCCGGAAAAGTCGATGGGCGGGCGCCCGTTCAAGCTGGTGTCCGACTACACCCCCTCGGGCGACCAGCCGACCGCGATCGCGGAACTGACCAGCGCGGCGAAGGACGGCGAACAGACGCAGGTACTGCTGGGCGTGACCGGTTCGGGCAAGACTTTCACCATGGCCAAGGTGATCGAGGAATTGCAGCGCCCCGCCCTGATCCTGGCCCCGAACAAGATCCTCGCCGCGCAGCTCTATGGCGAGTTCAAGAGCTTCTTCCCCGAAAACGCGGTCGAGTATTTCGTCAGCTATTACGACTACTACCAGCCCGAAGCCTACGTGCCGCGGTCGGACACCTACATCGAGAAGGAAAGCTCGGTGAACGAGGCGATCGACCGGATGCGCCACTCGGCCACCCGCGCCCTGCTGGAGCGTGACGACGTGATCATCGTCGCTTCGGTCAGCTGCCTCTATGGTATCGGGTCGGTCGAGACCTATTCGGCGATGATCTTCGACATCAAGACCGGCGAGACGGTCGACCAGCGCGAGCTGATCCGCAAGCTGGTGGCCCTGCAATACAAGCGCAACGATGCCGCCTTTGCGCGCGGCAATTTCCGCGTGCGCGGCGACAGTCTCGAGATCTTCCCCTCGCATTACGAGGACATGGCCTGGCGGATCAGCTTCTTCGGCGACGAGATCGAGGAAATCAGCGAGTTCGATCCGCTCACCGGAAAGAAGGGCGCTACGCTCGACAAGGTGCGCGTCTATGCGAATTCGCACTACGTTACCCCCGGCCCGACGATGAAGCAGGCCGCCGAGGCCATCAAGTTCGAGCTGCAGGAGCGCCTCAAGGAACTGCACGAGGAAGGCCGCCTCCTCGAAGCCCAGCGGCTGGAGCAGCGCACCAATTTCGACCTCGAGATGATCGCTGCAACCGGTAGCTGCGCAGGGATCGAGAATTACAGCCGCTTCCTCACCGGCCGCCTGCCGGGAGAACCGCCGCCGACGCTGTTCGAATACCTGCCCGACAATGCGCTGCTGTTCGTGGACGAAAGCCACCAGACGGTGCCGCAGATCGGCGCGATGGCGCGCGGGGACCACCGCCGCAAACTGACGCTCGCCGAATACGGTTTCCGCCTGCCGTCCTGCATCGACAATCGCCCGTTGCGGTTCAACGAATGGGACGCGATGCGCCCGCAGACCTTTGCCGTCTCGGCCACGCCCGGTTCGTGGGAAATGGAGCAGACCGGCGGCGTCTTTGCCGAACAGGTCATCCGGCCGACCGGCCTCATCGACCCGCCGGTCGAGATCAAGCCGGTGGAAGACCAGGTCCAGGACTGCATCGAGGAATGCAAGAAGACCGCCAAGCTGGGCTACCGCACGCTTGTCACCACGCTGACCAAGCGGATGGCGGAAGACCTCACCGAATTCATGCACGAGGCGGGCGTGCGCGTGCGCTACATGCACTCCGACGTGGAGACGCTGGAGCGTATCGAGCTGATCCGCGATCTGCGGCTCGGCGTTTATGACGTGCTGGTGGGCATCAACCTGCTGCGCGAGGGCCTCGACATTCCCGAATGCGGCCTCGTCTGCATTCTCGATGCCGACAAGGAAGGCTTCCTGCGTTCGGAAACCTCGCTGATCCAGACCATCGGCCGCGCCGCGCGTAACGTCGATGGCCGCGTGATCCTCTATGCCGACCGCGTGACCGGCAGCATGGAGCGCGCCATGGCGGAGACCGAGCGCCGCCGCGAGAAGCAGCGTGCCTACAACGAGGAACATGGCATCACGCCGCAGACGATCAAGCGCCAGATCGCCGACATCGTCGCACATACCGCCGCGCAGGATGGCGTAACCGTCGATACGGGCGATGACGAGCGCAACAACCTCGTCGGCCATAACCTGCGCGCCTATATCGAGGACCTCGAAAAGCGGATGCGGGCTGCTGCTGCCGACCTCGAATTCGAGGAAGCCGGACGCCTGCGCGACGAAATCCGCCGCCTCGAAAACGACGAGCTCGGCCTTGGCGACGAGGAAAAGAAGGCCCCGCGCGTCGGGCGCAGCGATGCTGGGCGCCCCGGCACGCGCAAGACCCGCTACGGCAAGACACGCTACAAGCGGATGGGCGGCAAACCTTAA